The following is a genomic window from Methanomicrobia archaeon.
TGATCGTTGCCGGGTTCCAGATCATCATGTCACGGATGCTGGACGTGCGGAAGACGTTCGTGGTAGGGATCCCCTTGATCTTCGGGCTCAGCGTGGACGTGCTACCCGGGTTGTATGATAACGTTCACCCCTGGATCCACCCTATCTTCAGCTCTTCCCTCTCCCTGGCCGCAATCTTGGCAATTACCCTAAATGTCATCCTGCGAATTGGCATTGCTCAACATCAGCGGCTCGTGCTGCGGTCCGGCGTGGACACCACAGATACCATCTTCGCTTTCATGGAGAAGCAGGGCGCGGCCTGGGGCGCCCGCAGAGAGGTGATCTACCACGCGATCGCGGCACTGACCGAGTTTTACGAATCGGTCTCTCTCTTGAAACTGGCGAGGGGTGACATTACCGTCGACGTCAGTTTCGATGAGTTCAATCTGGACATGGACATTCAGTACGAGGGGGCGCTCATGGAATTCCCCACGGAACGTCCAACCGAAGGCGAATTGATCCGAGATACCAGAACTACGGTAAAACTTGCGGGCTTCATGATCATGAATTACGTGGACCGGCTAAGATCTGAGCTGAAAAGGGATCTGTGTCGCGTACAATTCCATTTTGATCATTAAGTAAAGCCCACGCACAACGACCAGCTGAACTCTACAGCAGCTTCTGACAGAGCAGCGCCGACGAGATCCACGCGTACCGCTTTCCGTACTCGTCCACACTTCCGAACGCCAGCACGATCAGCGTGTACCAGAGCAGGCTGAACCAGTACTGCGAGATCTCCTCATCCAGGAGCGTAACGACGTTCGCGTATTCTCGCAGCCGTTGCACGCATCGAAAAGCCTTGCGCACGTTCGGATCTTCGATTGAGACCGAGTACGGGAGCTGCGGGATCTCGCTCAGGCTCTTCGTGTCCAGGAACCGCTGCTCGAGTTCGACGAGTGCGCGCAACTGCTCCTCGGACGTAATCGCAAAGCTCTCGAACTTCAGCACCGCTTCCAGCTTCGCAATGTCACGCAGAATGTGCGCATGCTCGGTCTCCGAGAAATCGATCAGCCACATGTTCGCCTCCTCGTCCATCAGCACGTTCTTCATGTTCAGGTCGCCGTGCACCGAGGCTTGGTAGACACTCACCGACTTCGAGCTGCGTGCCGGCATGATCTTCTCCGCGAAATAGAGCGGATTGACCGCCTGCCCAAGCCCGAACGGGAGTTCTATGAACTCCTGATTCGGCGTAATGCCAAAGTGCGAATCCGCATACGCCCGTATCGCCTCGTAATTGTAGAAGGAGCCGTATTCCTCATAGAGTGAAAGCTCTGTCAATTTCGGCTGCCCGTACCATGCCCGGAGCACCACGCGGAAGAGCTTATCGAACGCGGCGAGGGCCTCATCCGTGCTGTGCGCGCGATAGAAATCCTCGAGCGAGCCGATTTTGCTCTCCGTGCCTGTAATCCCGACGAAGTTGTAAAGTATCCCGCCGAACTCGCCCAGTTTGCAGTGTTCGATGATCTGCGTGGCGTTGTTCTGGATGTAGCGTTTCACGTGCTCCTCGTAGCCTCGGATCTCATCGTGGACATTAGCCCACCGGCCCAGCTTCAAGACAAACGGCATCTCCTTACGTCCGCTGCGGTCCCACGCATTCACGCGAAAGACGAGCGAGCCGCTGTAGCCGCCGGTGATCGGAGTCAGCAGCACTTCACTGCAGTCATGATGGAGCTTGCGCGTGATACGCTCATACGTCTCGTTCCAGCCCGGGCATGATGCACCGGCGATCGCGATTTGCGTCGGCTCCTCGAAGAGAACCTCAGCGATGTACGAGATGCCGATGACCGCACGCGAAACGCTCGTATTATCGAGCAGATGGCGCATATCGATGAACTCGCCCTCTGTCACGATGCGCTTGATCGCTTCGTCCAGATCTGGGGTTCGCTCCCACGGCATGTGCTTGAAGATCACGCCGTGGTTGTGGAGCAGCATCTGCTTGTTCCCGACATTCGCCGGGTGCAAGTAGAAGAGCGCATTGATCGCGTCCCGGTCGAGGGAGGAGAGATCGCTCTGCAGATCGAGCCCCATCCCGAGGCTCACCATCGTCTCGCCAGCATGCTTCGGCATGGTCGATATATCGAGCCACTGCGCGATGTTGTCTGGGTGCATGATCATTTCGCGGTTTGCGGGCGCGAACTTCTTAATGGGCGAGATCTTGACGCCCGAGCTGTAGACCGCATCAACGTCGGCCCAGAGCGCGAGGCTGAGCAGGCCCTTGAAGGCCGGTCGGTGCTTGCGCGCGAACTCGAAGATCGTAGCATAAATCTCCCCGATCGTCATGCCCGTCTCGCCCTCGCGCACCATCACGATGAGATCGTGGAACGGGCCGTCGAGCGCGACGTTGAAGCCGGTGAAAATCGTCACTTCGCCGGTATCGCGCTGGGCGATGAGGAAATCGGGCGTATCATGCCCGTCCGTGGGCAGCCAGACCATCGTGCCTCCGATCGTGATCATCTCGCCGAGATACGGTGCGCATGCAGACACGTTCTCGCCCAGTGCGCCGAGTCCGATCGAGTATTCGGTTTCCGAGAACCGACGCGTGCAGATATCCTCGTCACCTAACCGTGCATAGAGCACCTTCGAGATATCGCTCGTCACCTTCAGCACCGCTTCGTCGTGCGAGGTCTCAAGGACCGTGAAGCGCGCGCCGCTGCTCGTAAAGGTGGGCAAGCGGTCCCACTGAACCTTCACTTCTCGTCTGCTGAGGAGTGCGCGCGTGTGTTTCAGCGCCGCCTCCCGCGTCGGCCAGATGGCGAACAACTGGTCAAAGCCAGCCATCGCCAGCACCTTGAGCGGATACGATTGGAGGCTGCAGAGCTGGATGCCGCCGTTTCGCGGCTTCAACTGCTTCTCTGCCGCCAAAAGCGTGCGAATGCCGCCGCTGCTCAAGTAGGAGACGTTCGCCATGTCGATGACCACCGTGGAATCTTCAGGGGTAATAGCGCTCTTGAGTGCTTCATCCAGCTGCTCCGCGCCGAACGCGTCGAGCCGGCCGTCGAGCGATATCAGCGGGATGCTATCGATTCTTTCCACCTGTATCTCCATTTCGCGCCTCCCTTCCTGTCCTCTGTAGGATTTAAAGGGTGATCGCCTAAAAGTAATTTACCTTGATAATGCGTTGCCTCAGGTTATCGATGCGATGAAGGGGACGATAATTGTAACGGAGATAATGCCAGAGAGTTTGCAACGCCATTCCGAACTGAATAATTTAAGAACTAAGGTCAACTATCTCTGTTAAGGAAGGTGAAAGCACCATGAGTACGTATACTGAAGAATACCGGCAGAAGCTGACCACGCCTGATAAGGCTGTGGCGGGGATAGAGAACGGCAGCACGATCGTTCATGGCTTGACGACCGCTGAGCCGCCGGCACTGCTCGCCGCGATTGCCGAGCGTGCACGAGCAGATGAGCTGAAAGACCTCAAGATTTATTCGTTCAATCCGCAGAAGCATGTCGCCGAGACGGTCTTCGCACCCGATCTCTGCGATTGCATCCAGGCGTATTCCTGGTTCGTCAGCGGCTCTGACCGACCGAAGGTCAAGGTAGGGCTGAACTACTACGTGCCCATCTACTTACATCAGATACCGCGTCTCATCCACGATTACATGGAGATCGATGTGACAATCACCACCGTCTCGCCGATGGATAAGGCGGGCTACTTCAGCTTCGGTACCGCGAACGACTTCACCTCCACCGCGGCCCGGCACTGCAAACGGCTCATCGTGGAGGTGAACGAGCAGATGCCGCGCGTCTTCGGCGATTCGCTCATCCATATCTCCGAGGTGGACGCGATCGTGGAGAACCACGTGCCCCTGCTGGAGCTGCGGCCGCCCGAATCGAAGCCTGAGGATCAGGCAATTGGCGAAGCCATCGCCGAGCTGGTCCCCGATGGCGCAACGATCCAACTGGGCATCGGTGGCATCCCCAACGCCGTGGCCAAGTATCTCGAGGGGCATGAGGATCTCGGAATCCATACGGAGCTTCTGGTGCCCGGCATGGTCGAGCTAATCGAGAAAGGCGTGGTAACCGGTCGAAAGAAGACCCTTCATCCGCTTAAAACGGTCTTTACCGTTGCGCAGGGCACGAGTAAGATGTACGAGTTCATGAACGACAACCCGAGCATGGAGAGCTATCCTGCCTCCTACGTGCTCGACCCCTCGGTCATCGGGCAGAACGACAATATGATCTCGATCAATTCGATCCTCGAGGTTGACCTCCTCGGGCAGTGCAATGCGGAATTCCTCGCAGGCGCGCAGTTCAGCGGCACGGGCGGGCAGCTCGACTTTGTAAGAGGCGCGTTCAAATCGCACGGTGGGAAGTCTATCCTGGCCTTCTATTCCACCGCGAAGAACGGCACGGTATCACGGATTGTGCCGCGATTCAAACCTGGCACGATGGTGACCACGCCGCGGATGGATACCCACTATCTCGTCACCGAGTACGGGGTGGTCGACCTCAAGAACAAGTCGACGCGCGAGCGCGCGCTGGAGATCATTAACATCGCGCATCCCCAGTTCCGGGAGGGACTTCTGCGGGAAGCGGAGGACATGTACCTCATTTGAATTTTTTCCTAACTCCTGAGTGCAGCTACACATTAGTTTCCAACACGCTCGAATTTTCGCTCTTTATCACGTCGCCGCTGCCAGGACTAATTTAGTTTTTGCTGCACCTGAAGAATCGCGTAGCGTTGCAGACCGTATTAGTAGCTATTTATCGGAGATCAAGGCGGAAAATCTGAGATCAAAATCCACGACGAAAGAGTTTGAGTCCCGTATTACCGATATTGAGGCTGCGGAGAAAGAGATAGAGCGGCACAGGAAAACGGTGCAACAACCGTCCGATTAGAAGTTGCTGTGATTGATTTAGAAATCATCATCCAGAGTCTTTCGAAGATACTCTCCTTTTGGTGAGATATGGACCATTACCTCGATTACGTTAGGCACGTTTTGGGTGATTTGCTGACGTATCTTCTCGGCGATCTCGTGACCTTTTTCAATGGTGAAACGCGGGTCGGTTTCCGCATAGAGCTCCACGTATAACGCGCCACCCATGGTGCGGATGCGGAGGTTATGGATGAAGGTCACTTCAGGAACCCGTTCCGCCATCTCTTCGACCAGAGCAACGATTTCCAGCGAGGGTGAGAAATCGATCAGCTCTTTTAGAGCATCCGCTCCGATCTCCCAGGCTGCGTGAAGGATGAGTCCGGCGATGAGCACGGTCGTAATGGCATCGACGAAAACGAGCTGCGGGTAGATCACATGAATGATGACACTGAGGAGCACCGCTACCGAACTGACGGCATCGCTTCGATGATGCCAGGCATTGGCAATCAGCACCTGGTTGCTCAATTTAATCCCCAATCGTCGGGTTACCTGGAAGAGGAATTCCTTGGTTGTTACTGAGAGAGCCGCAACCATAGCAACGACAAACTGGAGCCCTTCAACGGTGGTTTGCTCGGGTGCGTGAAAGGCACTCACGATGAGTTCTCCACCGGCAAACACCAGCAAAAGCGAGACAAACAAAGCGCCCACCGTTTCGACGCGACGATAACCGTAATGCATGCGTTCGTCTGCTCCTCGTGCGCCGATTCGTACGGTTATCAGGGTGATAACGTCCGACACTAAGTCAGAGAGGGAGTGAATCCCATCGGCCACCAGCGCTCGGGTACCGGAATAAAGCCCAACGACTATTTTTAAAACGCCGAGAACCACATTGGCAACGATACTTGCTAGCGTGATCTCGGTTGCCTTTTCCAATCGTTCCTGAGCTTGTTGTCCTGCAGACATCTTACTTAACCTATTTTGTTCTCGACCGTCACTTACGTACGATCGTGACGTTTCACAAGCATTGTCAACACGTTCTTTCCGTCTCGGTACTCATAGGCGAGTTCATCCACCAGCGTCTTCATGAAGTGGATTCCCAGTCCTCCTATAGCGCGCTCTTCCCAATTTGCAGTCAGGTCTGGCGGTTGGGCAGTCGTCGGATCGAACGGTGTTCCCACATCAGAGATAACCACAACGATGTCTTCGCCCTTTTTGCAACAGACGAGTTCAATCATCCCCACCGTCTCGGCATCGGCGTACCCATAGTTGATGATGTTCGCGCACGCTTCGTCGACCGCGAGTTGCACTTGGAAGCTCTTCCGGTCATCGAGCCCGAAGGCGCGCATCGCATCCGTAATGAACTCGCCGATCCGTGCTAACTGCTCTGCCTTTGCCTCCA
Proteins encoded in this region:
- a CDS encoding acetyl-CoA hydrolase/transferase family protein, coding for MSTYTEEYRQKLTTPDKAVAGIENGSTIVHGLTTAEPPALLAAIAERARADELKDLKIYSFNPQKHVAETVFAPDLCDCIQAYSWFVSGSDRPKVKVGLNYYVPIYLHQIPRLIHDYMEIDVTITTVSPMDKAGYFSFGTANDFTSTAARHCKRLIVEVNEQMPRVFGDSLIHISEVDAIVENHVPLLELRPPESKPEDQAIGEAIAELVPDGATIQLGIGGIPNAVAKYLEGHEDLGIHTELLVPGMVELIEKGVVTGRKKTLHPLKTVFTVAQGTSKMYEFMNDNPSMESYPASYVLDPSVIGQNDNMISINSILEVDLLGQCNAEFLAGAQFSGTGGQLDFVRGAFKSHGGKSILAFYSTAKNGTVSRIVPRFKPGTMVTTPRMDTHYLVTEYGVVDLKNKSTRERALEIINIAHPQFREGLLREAEDMYLI
- a CDS encoding ATP-binding protein, which codes for MTERFELTVEAKAEQLARIGEFITDAMRAFGLDDRKSFQVQLAVDEACANIINYGYADAETVGMIELVCCKKGEDIVVVISDVGTPFDPTTAQPPDLTANWEERAIGGLGIHFMKTLVDELAYEYRDGKNVLTMLVKRHDRT
- a CDS encoding anti-sigma factor antagonist (This anti-anti-sigma factor, or anti-sigma factor antagonist, belongs to a family that includes characterized members SpoIIAA, RsbV, RsfA, and RsfB.), yielding MEIQVERIDSIPLISLDGRLDAFGAEQLDEALKSAITPEDSTVVIDMANVSYLSSGGIRTLLAAEKQLKPRNGGIQLCSLQSYPLKVLAMAGFDQLFAIWPTREAALKHTRALLSRREVKVQWDRLPTFTSSGARFTVLETSHDEAVLKVTSDISKVLYARLGDEDICTRRFSETEYSIGLGALGENVSACAPYLGEMITIGGTMVWLPTDGHDTPDFLIAQRDTGEVTIFTGFNVALDGPFHDLIVMVREGETGMTIGEIYATIFEFARKHRPAFKGLLSLALWADVDAVYSSGVKISPIKKFAPANREMIMHPDNIAQWLDISTMPKHAGETMVSLGMGLDLQSDLSSLDRDAINALFYLHPANVGNKQMLLHNHGVIFKHMPWERTPDLDEAIKRIVTEGEFIDMRHLLDNTSVSRAVIGISYIAEVLFEEPTQIAIAGASCPGWNETYERITRKLHHDCSEVLLTPITGGYSGSLVFRVNAWDRSGRKEMPFVLKLGRWANVHDEIRGYEEHVKRYIQNNATQIIEHCKLGEFGGILYNFVGITGTESKIGSLEDFYRAHSTDEALAAFDKLFRVVLRAWYGQPKLTELSLYEEYGSFYNYEAIRAYADSHFGITPNQEFIELPFGLGQAVNPLYFAEKIMPARSSKSVSVYQASVHGDLNMKNVLMDEEANMWLIDFSETEHAHILRDIAKLEAVLKFESFAITSEEQLRALVELEQRFLDTKSLSEIPQLPYSVSIEDPNVRKAFRCVQRLREYANVVTLLDEEISQYWFSLLWYTLIVLAFGSVDEYGKRYAWISSALLCQKLL
- a CDS encoding cation transporter, with protein sequence MSAGQQAQERLEKATEITLASIVANVVLGVLKIVVGLYSGTRALVADGIHSLSDLVSDVITLITVRIGARGADERMHYGYRRVETVGALFVSLLLVFAGGELIVSAFHAPEQTTVEGLQFVVAMVAALSVTTKEFLFQVTRRLGIKLSNQVLIANAWHHRSDAVSSVAVLLSVIIHVIYPQLVFVDAITTVLIAGLILHAAWEIGADALKELIDFSPSLEIVALVEEMAERVPEVTFIHNLRIRTMGGALYVELYAETDPRFTIEKGHEIAEKIRQQITQNVPNVIEVMVHISPKGEYLRKTLDDDF